The nucleotide window GTCGTTAGATCAAATTAGTGCCTATATGCGTTCGGAAACGGATGATGCCGTTGATATCCATATGGAAGAAGGCGAAATCGTTTTTACGGGCAGGTATACGTTTTTTGGGATGGACGTTGATCTTAATCTCTATTTGATTCCAACCGTATCGGATAGCGGAAATTTGCGTCTCGAAGAAAACGGAATGTCCATCGGATCTCTCAATTTGCCGTCTTCGGCCGTGCTGAGGGTCGTCGGAGAACAAGCTGATCTCCCTGAATTTGTTCACGTTTATCCTCAAGAAGGGATGATCGATGTGCATGTAAACGACATTGATATTGGGGACGATCTTTTCTTGCGCATCGGCACTTCCGAACTGGAAAATGGCTTGATCCCCCTGGAAGGCGTGTACGGTGATGACCAGTGAAAAAATCACTACACGCTTTTGGGGCGTGTAGTGTGCTGAGATCTTTTATGCT belongs to Salicibibacter cibi and includes:
- a CDS encoding YpmS family protein gives rise to the protein MNWKWAFFILIGVNIVVIASFWFLLSPIGSDLAPEEISEGETPPPEEEALFTAETSLDQISAYMRSETDDAVDIHMEEGEIVFTGRYTFFGMDVDLNLYLIPTVSDSGNLRLEENGMSIGSLNLPSSAVLRVVGEQADLPEFVHVYPQEGMIDVHVNDIDIGDDLFLRIGTSELENGLIPLEGVYGDDQ